The DNA region GATATCGCTTCTTCTAACTTTGTGGAATCTACGGCGATATTCGGGGGCAGGGAAAATCTTTTTACCGCCCTGGACAACGTTACCCGATCCTATAAGCCTGAAGCTATCGGCATTACTTCTACCTGTCTGGCTGAGACTATCGGCGAGGATGTGCCCATGTACCTCAGGCAGTATCTGGCGTCCCGAGAGAAGGGCGGCCGTGATACTAAGGGCCTCGCACCGGTACTGTTCTATGCTTCTACTCCCTCTTACAAGGGAACCCACATGGACGGCTTCCATGAGGCTATTTTGGCTGCGGTGAGCGCCCTGGCGGGTTTCGGAGAGAGAGTCCCTGTTAAGACTGACCGTATCAACCTTGTTTCAAATTTTGTATCCGCAGAAGATCTGCGGGAGCTGCACAGCATCCTGCAATCCTTCGGTGTTCCCTATACCCTGCTTCCGGATTATTCCGAAAGCCTGGATGGGGGGACTTGGGAGACCTATCAAAAACTCCCCGAAGGGGGAACTAAAATTGCGGATATAGGGCGTATGGGGGAGGCCGCAGGAACGGTGTACCTGGGTATTCCGCCGGGTAAAAAGGACGCAGGAAAATGGCTGGAAGAAAACTGCGGGGTTCCCCTTTTCAGGCGGGAACTTCCCATAGGCATTGAGAACAATGACGCCTTCTTCAGCAGTCTTTCTGAAATAAGCGGAAAGCCTGTTCCGGATCTGTGGGAGCGGCAACGGAGCCGGCTCATTGACGCCTACATTGACGGCCACAAGTACGTGAACGGAAAGCGGGCGGTGATTTACGGCGAAGAGGATTTTGTGGCTGCTCTGGCGGCCTTCTTGGACGAAATTGGTGTTGTCCCGGTAATCGCCGCCACCGGCGCCAGCAATCCCGGTTTTAAGGCCCACATACAGGGGGCGCTAAAAAATACCCGCCGGGATGTGGAAATTCTGGACGACGCCGACTTTGTTACCATACTGGCCCATGCCCGGGAATTGGCGCCGGATTTTATTCTGGGCCACAGTAAAGGTCTCTACCTTTCCCGTGAGCTGGGAATACCCCTGATACGCTGCGGTTTCCCGGTCCATGACCGGATAGGCGGCCAGCGCATACTTCACCTGGGCTACCGGGGAACCCTAAACCTGTTTGACCTTATCTGTAATTCACTCATGGAGGCGAAGCAGAATCAATTTGACAAGGGGTACACCTATTTATGATCTCAGGACAGGAAACTAAAAAAGATTTTTCAAATCACCCCTGTTTTAGCAGCGATGCCCGGCATAGTACCGGCAGAATACACCTGCCGGTGGCAGGGAAATGCAATGTCCAGTGCAACTTTTGTAACCGTAAGTATAACTGCGTCAACGAAAGCCGCCCTGGGGTAAGCAGCGCCCTTCTTTCACCCTTCCAGGCCCTGGATTATCTGAAATCGGTACTGAATATCGTGGACAATATTTCTGTGATAGGAATAGCCGGCCCGGGTGATCCCTTTGCCAATCCTGAGGAAACCCTGGCAACCATGGAACTGGTGCAGAAAAACTACCCTGACAAGATACTGTGTCTGGCTACCAACGGCCTGGCCCTCTCTGATTACGGGGAACGCCTGGGAAAGCTCAATATCTCCCATGTGACCATCACGGTGAACGCCGTGGACCCCGCCATAGGGGCAAAGATCTACGCCTGGGTCCGCTACGGTCCCCATGTCTACCGGGGCGTCACCGGGGCGGACCTGCTTATCCAGCGCCAGACAGAAGCTATCAAGGTCCTCAAGTCCCTGGGAATCATAGTTAAAATAAACACTGTTGTTATTCCCGGCATCAACGATGCTCATGCCGCCGAGGTGGCTGCCTATACCGCGTCTCTGGGGGCGGATGTACAGAACTGTATCCCCATGATGCACGTGGAAGAAACCGCCTTTGCGGATATCCCTTCTCCTACAGGGGAATCCATGACGGCTCTGCGGCTTGAAACGGGGAAGCACTTAAGACAGATGTCACATTGCGCCCGCTGCCGGGCTGACGCCGCAGGGTTTCTGGGGGAGGAAAACCCCCGGGAAATAGAGCGATTGCTGGAAGAGGCAAAGTTACTGCGGCCCACAGCGGAGCGGCCCTATGTGGCGGTGGCTTCCATGGAAGGGCTCTTTGTAAACCAGCATTTGGGGGAAG from Treponema primitia ZAS-2 includes:
- a CDS encoding nitrogenase component 1 is translated as MTVSVAEENYTSTRNACKLCSPLGACLVLRGIEGCIPLIHGSQGCSTYIRRYGISHFREPLDIASSNFVESTAIFGGRENLFTALDNVTRSYKPEAIGITSTCLAETIGEDVPMYLRQYLASREKGGRDTKGLAPVLFYASTPSYKGTHMDGFHEAILAAVSALAGFGERVPVKTDRINLVSNFVSAEDLRELHSILQSFGVPYTLLPDYSESLDGGTWETYQKLPEGGTKIADIGRMGEAAGTVYLGIPPGKKDAGKWLEENCGVPLFRRELPIGIENNDAFFSSLSEISGKPVPDLWERQRSRLIDAYIDGHKYVNGKRAVIYGEEDFVAALAAFLDEIGVVPVIAATGASNPGFKAHIQGALKNTRRDVEILDDADFVTILAHARELAPDFILGHSKGLYLSRELGIPLIRCGFPVHDRIGGQRILHLGYRGTLNLFDLICNSLMEAKQNQFDKGYTYL
- a CDS encoding radical SAM protein, which produces MISGQETKKDFSNHPCFSSDARHSTGRIHLPVAGKCNVQCNFCNRKYNCVNESRPGVSSALLSPFQALDYLKSVLNIVDNISVIGIAGPGDPFANPEETLATMELVQKNYPDKILCLATNGLALSDYGERLGKLNISHVTITVNAVDPAIGAKIYAWVRYGPHVYRGVTGADLLIQRQTEAIKVLKSLGIIVKINTVVIPGINDAHAAEVAAYTASLGADVQNCIPMMHVEETAFADIPSPTGESMTALRLETGKHLRQMSHCARCRADAAGFLGEENPREIERLLEEAKLLRPTAERPYVAVASMEGLFVNQHLGEATQMWIFGFEEGKLVLKGQRPTPAPGSGDKRWERLADTLEDCIAILVSNCGETPKRILEKQGLAVIAGEGLITDLALPLFQGRSIPKIFTVTPGQCGVGVSCGGKGMGCGA